GTGACAAAGAAAAGCCCCGACGGGGAGTGAAAGCCGCGCATGCCCCATCCCAGCACCGGCGTCGGGAACTCCGGGCGCCGAGATGCTCGGCCCGGCAGGCTCTTTCGGGGCGGGACGTTAGGGCGCGGGGCCGGAAGTCGGACGAGGGGCGGTGCGGTACTCGCCCGGCGGGAGGGCGGCTGTTGGGGCCGCTGAGTTGGCGGAGGCTCCCAGCGCAAGGCTCCAGATGGAAGCGGCGCCAGATCCCGGGCCGGGGCTCTGCTGCAAGCCTGGCGGGCGGCTGGACATGAGCCACGGCTTTGTGCACCACATCAGACGGAACCAGCTCGCCCGGTaccgcccctccccgccgccgcccccagcCTAGCTTGGCCCGGCGGTCCCTGACTCCCGCTCGGCTCCCCGCAGGGACGACTATGACAAGAAGGTGAAGCAGGCGGCCAAGGAGAAGGCGAGGAGGCGGCACACGCCCGCGCCGACGCGGCCCCGCAAACCCGACCGGCAGGTGTACCTGCCGCGACACCGAGGTGAGGCcgcccaccccgcctgcctcctCCATCCCTCGCGCTCTTTcagcccccagctctctctctacGCGCTCCTTTCTCTACGTGGAAAAAGCCACTTATTAACCCCCAAGGCTCAGTTCATGTCGTTCCTTCCCGGAACCCGTACCTCGACGCTCCTCATTCGCTCACTGATTCTGAGAACAGAGAAGGCTCGTGGCCCCCAGTTAAGCATCACTATTAACAGGAAATACCTGGGAGCCGGCAAGTAGTGGTTTGTCTACTGGTTTGCCCACCATCCTGTGCTTTAGGGTTCTCACTAGCTGGCGGAGAGCTTGGCACAGCTATAGCTGACCAGGACATAGGTGTAGAATGAAACTCAAACTCAGTATTTAAAATGGCCTTTTCTCCAGCTTCCCAGGGACCTAGGGTTCACAATAGCTAGGGTGGCACTAAACTTGTTTGGTGTTACTTAAAAGTATTTCTAGATCTTGGGTATGTTAATTCATTTAAGTTTCATTGGATCCCATAAGACGGAAGCTCCTGTCACTTGTTTCATAGAAAACAGGAGCAGAGAGgctaacttgcccaaggtctctcATAGCTAATAAATGACagagcctggatttgaacccaggtaggACTCTGGCCACCTCTCCACTACCTTGCAAGTTTATTCACTAGATGAAGGTGTATTGTGTATCTATCACATGATAGGATTGTGCTGGCCCCAGAGCAGGGATACAAAGGTAAATGAAACTATTGATTGGGTGCGCACTTAACACATAACACACACGCACAGAGCCCGTGAGAAGATCGGGACTTTCTTTATGGTATGTTTTCGTGTGTCCTCCGTGTGGGCAGGGGCTCCAGCagccttcccctcttccctctcactgTGATTCATCCTTCCAGATGGCTCGACCCACCTAAGCAACCCAGACTGTGAGGAGTCCAGTGAAAGCAGCAGTAGTGGCAGCTCCGAGCCAGAACCTTCTGGCCATCAGCTCTTCTGTTTAGAATATGAGGCAGACAGCGGAGAGGTCACCTCAGTTATCGTGTATCAGGTATGCCTCATGGAAACAGCTGCAGCCTGAAGGTCCTGGGCCGTGCTAGAAATCACTGCCAGAGCCTGAGCCACTGTTTCCCTCAGGGCCAGTGGGCAGTGTCGGCTCCACATAGGAGTGTAGACTGCTGGGCAATGGTTTTGAACACAACTCAACCCTGCCACACAGTGATCCTCAGCAGGCCCCTGGGAGGGCATGTGGCCCCCAGCTGAAAATCACTATCACAGGGGACAGCTGGGAAATGGCAGGCACTGGCAAGAAGCCGTGAATCAAATGGAGTTCTGTAAGAGTGTTGTCTAGGGACAGGGCAGGTCGCCTTTCCAGAAGACGCCCAGCCCTGAGCTTCTTGACTCTTCCTCCACGTAGGATGATGATCCAGGAAGGGTGAGTGAGGAGGTATCCGCACACACGCCTCTGGATCCACCAATGCGAGAGGCCCTCAAGTTGCGCGTCCAGGAGGAGATCACAAAGCGCCAGAGCCGACACTGACCAGGCTGAAGGCATTCTCACCAGGCTGGATTCACTGCCCAGGGAGCTCACTACTAGTTTGAGGGTGTCAGGACCAGTCTGAGCtgatcttcacacacacacacacacacacacacacacacacacacacacacacacacacacacacacacacacacacaccacacacacacacacacacacacacacacacacacacacccacacacacacacacacacacacacacacacacacacccacacacacacacacacacacacacacacacacacacacacacacacacacacacacacacacacacacacacacacacacacacaacacacacaccacacacacacaccacaccacacacacacacacacacacacacacacacacacacacacacacacacacaccacacaacacacacacacacacacacacacccacacacacacacacacacacacacacacacacacacacaccacacacacacacacaacacacacacacaccacacacacacacacacacaccacacacacacacacacacaccaagctCGACATTCATAGGAACCGAGTGTTACAAGGACAAACCTGCTTTGTATGTTGGCCCATTTGACCGGCTTAGTATTCTGGAATTTGAGAATTTTGTTTGGCTAACTTGGTGTTCTAGAAGCAGAGATTCCAGGGAGAGCTGACGTTTATGAAACCTTATGCCAGCATGCTGCTTTCTTACTGAGGTCATATGCCGTGGGACACCTACCCGCTGCTGCTCCACCCAACTTAATGAACCGCGTTTGTAGTTTtacagttcctttgttccttgcTTCTGCTCACTTCCATCCATATTTTCCTAGACCTTTTTTTCAgctgtttctttgttctttccattcCCTCATCTTTGTCTCAGAACCTGTCAGTTCCACCCCACCTCCCAAGGTGACTGTGGACCTCCCAACTGCTCAGGACTTTGGAGGTGGGGAGTTCTGGGGGATCTACCTTTCTGACAAGCTCTCCCAGTAATTCCGATACCAGTAACATGGgagattttcatttttgagaCTGTCTTGCAAGCACGTCTCCCTATCCTTCCATGGCTTTTGCAAGTTTCTCTCACATTGCTCTGCTTTGCACTGTCTAGATAAAGAGACCTAGACCTAGAACTCAACTGCAAGGATTTCTTGCAGCAAAACCTCCCTTAGGGCTACAGGATTCCAGTTTTCAACCTCATTCCTAGCTCTGAACAGACCATCCTTTGCTCAGGTTAAAGGGGAATTATCAAAACAAGCTTGAAACTGACTCTCCAAATGTGATTTAACAGTCTCAAATGTACATACAAAGGGAAATTCAACATGAGCAATAATTGCCTATTTGGAGCCCtagttggggaaaaaagaaagaaagaaaaatgcccatATAATGGGCTGCGAAATGAGCCTCTCTcatctgccctgcccctgccccattctttctgctttcctATCTCCCAAGAGTATATAAATCCTAGGAATATCACTGTCTTCAACTCAGTGACCTGTTTCCCTAATGCAGGGCCAGGCTAAGGTCTGAGACATCCACAAGACATCCTATGCACCACAGTTCCAACCCCCTGCAGATTTCCAGCAATTGACCTAACCTCCGTGACTTGAAGTATGGGGTTTAAATGAGCCCACGAACACTAAGACTTCTTGAAACCAAAGTCCCTCTGCTCCAGGGGTTTTTCTACATCAGGGTCTCAAGATCAGTCTGACTGTTCCATCTCAGTGGCTTTTCTCTTAAAGGACACCTGAGGGCACTGTTGGTTTGTGCCCTACACCCCTGAAAATCTACCACCTCAGAAATGGGGCAAGGCAGCTACTTCAACTACATCATTAGAATCCATTAAGCCACAGTTTGCAGTGCCAGAGGAATTCTGGGAAAGTGAGTGAGGTAGATAAGTGAGATGGGCCTGGTGGTGAAGGGAGCTAGGGACCAGAGTGTTCCTGACCCACAGAGCTGGCCCAAGGTTAAATGCCTTAAATTTGCCAGTCCTGGGCTCATTTCTACTTTCAGAGGAGAAAGTCTGCCCTCCACTTACTCAGCCAGGCTAGAAGTGCCTTTTGACTTACAATGTTAACTACCCTCCAGAGTCTCCAGGTCAAGGAGGCTGTGCCATACTCTCTCCCCAATCTTCTGGCAGCTCAGAGGACTGGGAATTTTAGTTTTCCAGCTCTTCAACCGCTCTTCTGACTTGGATATAGGATTTCACTGGAACTCTTAGGCTTCCTAGTCTGGAAATACTTTTTTGGGTCTGTCTTCTCACAACTGGATGGCCTATTTCGTGGACTTATTACAGGATTAGAAACAAGACCAGAAGAGGAGGTTGGGGGCATGGCACCTGAAATCTTAGCCTCCATTCCTTTTTGTGAGAAGGAAAGTGTGTACCTAATACAACCTTTTCTGTCTGTTGTAACCCTTACACTCTCAGGTAAGAGACTTATAGAAACTCCTTACTGGTGAACTTTTTTTCTTGAGGCATTTTGCTTACCAagcacatataaaatattttccacccAGGAAAGCATCCTCATTCTTAGCGCATTTAAGCAGTAGGACTATAGAAATCACTAGGCCTGGTACTTAAATGAGAGATTGTTCTTCTGGGGAGGCCTGTTGGTGGTTTTGCTGCCACTACTCCGGATGTGGCTGAAATGCTTCTCTGGTGGTGGCCCTTGGCCAGCTGACAGCCTTAGAGCTCAGGCTCACTGCTCATGGCCGCCCCTTCTCTGGGGTCCATGATGGTACTGCTACTGTCCAGTTTATTCACCAGACTTGCCTCCAGACATCTTCCAGCTCTTTTCAAAACTCAGTGCTTTGCCATCAAGGAGCATGTTACAGAGCATTCCCCACAGGCTCTGGACGTGTCACAGAGAACTGCCCCATGCTGTTGGGTACCATGGAGCCTTCAGGCAGGCTGCTTCAGAACCAACACTCATTTGACTAGATCTATTCTTGgtggtcaaaaaaaaaagaaaagaaaagaaaaaaaattctggtagTCTCGTAGACCTATCTCATGCCCATGAATGTTCTTCACTTACTGAGAGAAGGCCTTGGATTTTTAGACTTTCAGTTGCCTGGTCCTCCATGGGTGATACTATAAATAGAAGGAATCTGGGGTTTTTAGTGGCTTTGGGCTATGTAAACACTGAAGCTTGAACTCTAGCAGTTCACAAGCCTAGAAATCTTTGAAGAATGTAATGCAAGGAGAAAGAAGAATGTAAAGCTTTTTCTACTGATGGTAGGAGTCTGTGGTGCATGGCCAGCCAATAGGGCCAATGTGGGCAGTAACAAATGCTTCGCCCTGTGGATGAGGCTCTGAAAGGGGCACTTCACCCCCACCGTCCACTCTGAGGGGTGCTGCCAACTAGAGATTAGCCCATAGGGCTGGAAGAAAACCCTCTGGGGTGGTGAGTCTCCAGCCTGCTGTGCATTTGCCAGGATGCATGGGTAGTAGGATAGTGGATCCCCAGCTGGCTCACAAGCATGAGACCTTTGCATATAGAAAGAGGGatgaagacagatttttttcctaccttcAAGCCTTTGGGGAGAATCAGCATGGAATGTTAacaattatttggaaaattttcagctcCCTCGTTGAATTTCCTATTTTATCCCTGAGGACTCAGATGGTCAAGAAGCCGTAGGCACCCACCCCAGATATCTCCAGTAGTTACAACCTTGAGTACATGGTTCCTTTGccttcccagagcctccaggaTGAGAGGTTGGTTGCACTGGTTAATTTGTGTTAAATGTATAACAAGCCATatattcttactgttttttcaTTTCCAATGTTTCTGctgtgtgaatgaatgaactgtgcaaattatttgaaaatattggaAGGGGGTACTTTTCGAAAACAGTATTCTTTTTAAGCAATAAACTATTTTTACAGCACTGTTTTTGCCAAGGGTTTTGAAATCACTTGTGTACATAAGAAAAGTGAAGATTAAATGCCTGCCCTAAAGTCATTCAGCACCACAGAATCAGCACTTGAAATCTCATCTCTTGCTTTGCCTTGACTATTTTAAGAACCGTCCTGGTTGGAGCATAACAACTAGACTCACATAGCATTGGAGCTGGAAGGGACTATTAAAGATGTCTGCTCCCACTCATCTGATAAGTGACTCCACCCTACCAAGTACCATGAAGAGTCCTTCCGTATTAGGGAGTTTTATCCTGGAGTAATTCTACTTTAGAGACTGCTGAGATTATCCTACTAAGCCAAATTTGCCTCTTAACTCTAGAGTGCCCATCTTACCCTCACTTTATGTTAGAATAGCTGGTTTCGGACCTAAATAGCTTCTCAAGTCTTCCTCATGGTAACATTGGGACAGGAACCCAAACCTAGTTCAGCAGGATATACTAAGTGCTGACTAAGACTTACAAAGCTTCCAATGAGAGAGGAAGAGCTGAGGGTTCACAGCACCATTGGGCAGGTGAGGAAAAGGTGCCTGCTCCAAATGGGAAAACCTGGGCAGAAAGATGGTGCTTCTCTGTGAATTAGAAAGCGACACCTCTGTGTCCTGGGACACAGAGCATGGCTGGCAAAAAGTGGACTGGATTTTCTACCCCACTGATCCTTCAGCCAGGTATTGTACAGTGATCACTCTGcacaaccatctttttttttttttttttttttttttttaaagattttatttgacagaggggcacctgggtggctcagtgggttaaagcctctgccttcggctcaggtcatggtcccagtgtcctgggatcgagccccacatcgggctctctgctctgcagggagcctgcttccacctctctctctgtctgcctctctgcctacttgtgatctctgtctgtcaaataaataaataataatctaaaaaaatatattttatttgacagaaattgagggcacaagttggggggggtcaaggagagggagaagcaggcgccccactgagcaaggagccctacacagggctcaatcccaggaccctgggatcatgacctgggctgaaggcagacacttatttaaccaactgagcccccctgGAGCCCCTGCTCAGCCATACTTCTTGGCCCTGCTTTATCTATTTGTCCTGAAGTGATTGAGGAAAGTGCTCTCCAACAgatttttggtttccatttttacTTTCCATTGGGTCCAAAAAAGGTTGCTCCTTCAAGCCCTTGTGCAGTTTATCTGCTCCATTTTTTCCTCACAATACATGGCCCCCTGTTTCTGCACATTACCTCTGACTCTCCAATGCTGCCAGACCTAAGCCTCCCCTGCTCCTGGCTGCCTGGGTCCATGTTCCCTTCAGATAACCATCTGTCAGCCCAGGTGTTGTCTGACAGGGGTGCCAGCACCTGCTGGGCTTCTTATAGTGCCAGACACACTTTTAGTATGTGAAAACTATTCCCACCCTTTTCATCAATGCCCAAGGAGGCACCCGTGGCATGTACATTTTGGTGAAGTCGGTGGTAATTTATTCCCACActattttgtttcctcttcccaAATTGCTCAGGGTCTCCAATCTGCCTCTCCTCTCTTGCTTACCAATACCTGGCCATGTGTGACCATGGGTATCCCATTGGTCTCTGTGGCCTTGAAGTAAGTGTTCATCAGCCAAGAAACATGTTTTGGACACTGACTTCTGGACAGTATTCTGTGTCCTTGGACACTTGAAAATAAGTATCTGACGAAAGTAGCCCTCCTCCAGAGTTTGCCGAGCCTAGGGAAACATAAGCCAAATCCAGGGCGCTTGAATTTTAACAGCCAAGGCTTTGTCCTCCCTTCTTCGCGGACCCGCCTCGCCTAGGACAGTCAGACACGGGGAGCCGCGTTGAGCGAGGTTCCCCCAAGTCTCACTGTCGGCCAGTCCGGCCTGCAAAAATGTGCCCAGCGGCGAAGGGAGGCTTCCTCCAGGCTTGTGCGCGATGCCATTCACAGCGGCGCAGCCCCAGAGCTTCCCGCTCCCCCGAAGCTCCCACCTCAGAAACAAGGTAAGGGGACTCTGGGCACCTCGGAATCGAAGCCTCCGACCCAGTTCCACCCCACAGCGCTCAGGACCCTAGAGGTCCGGGCACCGCCCACGCTTCCACCGCCCTCTGGCGCGGGGGCTCGGGAGTTGTAGTCTCCTGCCGAGCGCGGGCGCGGGGGCCGGGGCAGCGCGGACTCCACGTCCCGGCGGGCGGCGCGGCGCGGCTGGGGCGCTAGGGGCGGGGCCGCTCGGCCCTTTAAACCTTCCAGGGCCGCTCCGAGGGCCGCAGCCAGAGACGGCGCCACGAGGGGCCGAACGGGgcgcagcggcggcggcggcgacggcgggGCGCTCCGGAGAGGTGCGTACTGGGCCCCTTCGTGTACCCGGCCCTTGGGGGTCCCCTGGGGAGTCTCCCGTCCCCAGCTCTCGGGGGGCCCCCGTGCGCCCCGCCGGGCTGTGGTTCCTGCGCTAACCCGCCTCTCCCCCGCGGCCGCCGGTGGTCAGGTGGTTGCCTGCGCGCGGCCGCCGCTCCGCCGGGGCCCGCACCCGCCCGCAGGCTTTCCCTGGCGCGGCCCGCCGGGACTGCCTTGACTGCAGTCCCTCCCCCGGCCCGGTCCCTCCGGCTTGGGAACGGGACACCCTCCCGAGACGTTACGGCCCGGCCTGAGAGTCTGGGCGCACCGATGGCATGCGGGTGGAACGTGGACACCCACGGCGGAGGCCACAAGGTGTCCACGTTCTGGCGCGGGCTCAGACCCAAATGTGGGCGCTGTGAATCCGGTGCTGGCCACCTTCTCCCCACACCGGCCGTAGCCAGACACTGGACCCTGGACTTTGACCTATCTCTCTCCACCAGGCCGGGGCCGCTGATGGTTTTGGTGAAGTATCTTAAGGCAGCTGGGCCGGCCCCCCTTTTCCCACCTACCTCTTGTCCTTacccccacaccaccaccaccctggcTCCCCTCCCTCATGACCGCCTGGATCCTCCTTCCTGTCAGCTTGTCAGCATTCTCCATCACGGGCCTATGGACTGTGTGAgtaaagagggggaggggaagggagagaacaaCTAAGGGACAAAATGGGCCGAGGCCGAGGGGGGCTGGGGTCCAGCCAGGACCCAGCAGGAGCTCAATGGCACACACAGAGTCCCTTGTCCTGCTGTGGGCTCCAGTGTGGTCTCCAGGATCACTCTAGCTGTCTCCAGAGCCTGGCCTGGTGCCTAGGCACACAGCCCCTCTGGACAAGCTGGCACCACTGCTGTCCAGTAGTGTGACTCTGACAGACCTTCTAGCCAGGGCCACTTCCAGAGGTCCTCGAGTTTGGGCCATGCTCTGGGTTCTCGTGTGGTATCAAGCTTCAGGTCCGCTTCAACTTGACTCCCCAGCCAGGACAAAGGCTGAATGGGGCCAGAATGGGGAGAAGAGAGTCTGTGGCAGATAGCTGGGCCGGGAGGGCCATGGGTGTGAGGTGACAGCTCTGCTCCTGCAGGTATGCCATGGCCGTGATGAACCGCCACGCGTGCCCTGTGGAGAACTGGTATGGCGCACTCTGCAGACAGCCTCCCTCTAAAGCTCCCTTCATCTCTGTTCCTTCTCGGGTCAGGGCAGCTACAAGCCAGACGGAGACCCTGGGCCTCACTGCTCTTAACTGACACTGGCAacgcctgcccctccccaggcatGGCTCCACGCTTGTCTCCCTGTTTCCCACTGTCCCTCACCCCTTTGGCTTCTGCCTCAGGGCGGTTCTGGGGGGTGGGCTCTTCTGTCCCTGCCAGCAGAAGTCTGGGAGGGCGGTCCCCAAGAGGGCCCGAGAACCTGGAAGAGCCCCTTTTCCCCAGGCTACTCTCTTTCCTGCCTGCCAGGTCCTACAACGAATCCTGCTCTCCTGACCCCGCCGAACACGGGGGCCCCAAGACCTGCTGCACCTTGGATGACATCCCGCTCATCAGGTAGAGCTGGAAACCGGCAGGTCAGGGGGACCCAGGCCCTCGGGCAAGACCTGTACCACAGTCTCAGCAATAAGGAGAGGATTGAGATTACTTGTAACAGCCCTCCGTGCGGTCACTGTGTGTCAGGCGTGGTGCGGAACGCACTTCGTGCGCAGTGCCATTCAGTCCTGCCTGCATCGGGGCAGCTACCGTTCCTCCGTCTTGTAGGcaagagaacagactgaggcaTGTCCCCGTCccggtcacacagctgggaagtggaGGCACCTGGACTGAAGCTCAAGCGCTCCAATTGCACAGCCGCAGTTCTGGCTCAAGGGAAGCCAGACTGGCTGCAGGCCTTGACAATCTCAGGGAGTTCAAGGAGTCTCAGGCATTCTCACCCATTGCACAAATGAGCTCTGCTTTGGGGGAGGGCCTAGCCTGGGGGCAGCTGTGCATGATACATAACCGCCCCATCTCATAAATCAGTGGCTTGCCTGCTAAGGAACAGGCACAGATAAAGCAAGAGACAGATGGGCCAGAATAGGGGTGCTAGTGCTCctgcccctctctcactctgtccttgccccccacccccagcaagtgTGGCACATATCCCCCAGAGAGCTGCCTCTTCAGCCTCATTGGCAACATGGGTGCTTTCATGGGTGAGTTGTGCCCTCAGCCCCCGAGCCAGCCCAGTCCaacccacttccccacccccaccccagaaaggCCCATGAAACTCTTGTTCAGTGTAGCCCACCCCACCAAGGGTGAAAGCAAGAGAGACCatttgtctccctttcctttAACAAGGGCCAAATTCTCCCACAGAGCCACCCTGCTGGCCAAAGCCTTTGAGGAAACCCAGTTCACTACCTGCCCTTTATTCCCTTTCAGCCCTCAAGAGTgtctggggggtggaggggggtaaGTTGGTGGGAGGAGGGCACCAGTGCTGGCCCCACCTGTGCTTTCTTCCCCCAGTGGTCCTGATCTGTCTGCTGCTGTATGGGCAGCTCCTGGAGCAGAGTCGTCATTCCTGGGTCAACACCACGACACTCATCACAGGCTGCACCAATGCTGCGGGCCTCGTGGTGGTTGGCAACTTCCAGGTgtgcccacctgcctgcctcttgAACTTTCACTAGCGGGGCCTGGCTGTCTGCAGCTGCCCTCAGTCCCCTGAAGACTGACACCAGTGGCAGAGCTAGCCCTTCGAagctgagggtggggagagaggggctggagggcGGAAGGGGGTAAGAAGGGTGCTGGAGGTGGGGCTGCTTCACAGACCAGCCCCACTCTCTGGGCCCAGGTGGATCACGCGAAGTCTCTGCACTACATCGGAACTGGTGTGGCCTTCCCCGCTGGGCTGCTCTTCGTCTGCCTGCACTGTGCCCTCTCCTACCATGGGGCCACTGCCCCCCAGGACCTGGCTATGGCCTACCTGCGGATTGTGCTGGCAGCCATCGCCTTTGTCACCCTAATCCTCAGTATCCTTCCAGGACAGCTGGGAACTCCTCCTCTAACCCagccttctcccccaccccacacacaagccccagggggtgggggtggagggagggggtgaggggtgggggaagaggtcGGCATACATATAGCCAGAAAATACTGCCCAGTGCggtttccttcttcccctcccaggTCATGAGAGGTGGCTCTTTGCCCCAGCTTAGCTCGCTGGGAAGATAGGAGTGTCACCAGCTTCCACGTGTCCTACCGCACACTTCCTTAGCCCCATTGCAGGCGGTGTCTTCTTTATGCACGAGAGCTCTCAGCTGCAACATGGGGCAGCCCTGTGCGAGTGGGTATTTGTGATTGACATCCTGATTTTCTACGGCACCTTCAGCTATGAGTTCGGGGCAGTGTCCTCAGAGACGCTGGTGGCGGCCCTGCAGCCTGCCCCTGGCCGGGCCTACAAATCCTCTGGGAGCAGCAGCACCTCCACTCGCCTCAACTGTGCTCCTGAAAGCATCGCCATGATCTGAGGTCTGGGGAGGGTGGCTGGCCCAGCCTCTGCAGCTCTCCACCTCAttaactttgcatttattttgtaccAAAAACGATTTTGAGAAAGTATTCTGCTGGGATATAGGGTTCCTTGCTGCTGAAGGAACCACCATCCCACACCCACCTGTGCCACAGCGGAGCGGGCCAGGCAGCTGCGTGGGCTGCACACAAGCTACTCCCTGACTCTGCAGTGTTGTTTTTATGAAAGGTCACATAGCCTCACTCACCCAGCCAGCCCTTCAGGTGCCTTCTACTCCCCAGTGCTGAGGCCACACCACTGGGGTTTCCTGCTGCAGGAATTGGGGGCTGGGAACAGCAAGAGGGATAGAAGTcagggagtggaggggggagCACTACTTAGTCTGTGGGAAGGCCCTCTTTCGGGCCCACTGAGCTGCACTGGGATTCTTCACT
The window above is part of the Lutra lutra chromosome 9, mLutLut1.2, whole genome shotgun sequence genome. Proteins encoded here:
- the C9H2orf68 gene encoding UPF0561 protein C2orf68 homolog, producing the protein MEAAPDPGPGLCCKPGGRLDMSHGFVHHIRRNQLARDDYDKKVKQAAKEKARRRHTPAPTRPRKPDRQVYLPRHRDGSTHLSNPDCEESSESSSSGSSEPEPSGHQLFCLEYEADSGEVTSVIVYQDDDPGRVSEEVSAHTPLDPPMREALKLRVQEEITKRQSRH
- the TMEM150A gene encoding transmembrane protein 150A, whose product is MTAWILLPVSLSAFSITGLWTVYAMAVMNRHACPVENWSYNESCSPDPAEHGGPKTCCTLDDIPLISKCGTYPPESCLFSLIGNMGAFMVVLICLLLYGQLLEQSRHSWVNTTTLITGCTNAAGLVVVGNFQVDHAKSLHYIGTGVAFPAGLLFVCLHCALSYHGATAPQDLAMAYLRIVLAAIAFVTLILSGVFFMHESSQLQHGAALCEWVFVIDILIFYGTFSYEFGAVSSETLVAALQPAPGRAYKSSGSSSTSTRLNCAPESIAMI